A genome region from Cognatishimia activa includes the following:
- a CDS encoding Hint domain-containing protein yields the protein MPTYTVEAFRWTGTYYNSQYNTSYQATFSDNDGAYQGGGDSDEQVQIDGGSFNSTASQPYKIAVSFTDTNGNSHVEDFNFFYTSDGGWYFVPEPDSEFTVGATLGSYQSHTVGWDYSDVVCFVSGTMIETPEGAKPVETLCAGDLVTCGEGQTKPLAYVLKRAFSERQLERNEKLRPVRITAGAIGLGVPKRDLLVSRQHRMLVKSKISKNKFGQEDALVAAIKLTILPGIFLEPNIQDTTYYHLGFEDHEIVFAEGAPAESLLHGDDADLITSPEAQAELEWLLPYSNGTPTTPKAKTNIPSPSLQKTIVQAHLRKGRNLRK from the coding sequence ATGCCGACATATACAGTGGAAGCGTTCCGGTGGACTGGGACGTATTACAACTCTCAGTATAACACGTCCTATCAGGCGACGTTTTCTGATAATGATGGCGCCTATCAAGGTGGCGGAGACTCTGACGAACAGGTTCAGATCGACGGCGGTTCGTTCAACTCGACAGCCAGTCAGCCTTACAAGATCGCGGTATCTTTCACGGATACCAACGGAAATTCTCACGTCGAGGATTTCAACTTTTTCTACACAAGTGACGGCGGGTGGTATTTCGTACCCGAACCGGACTCTGAATTCACGGTTGGCGCAACACTTGGCTCTTATCAAAGCCATACCGTTGGGTGGGACTACAGCGATGTTGTCTGTTTTGTCTCCGGCACCATGATTGAGACGCCCGAGGGCGCAAAGCCGGTCGAGACTCTGTGTGCCGGAGATCTGGTCACCTGCGGCGAAGGGCAAACAAAGCCCCTTGCTTATGTTCTGAAACGCGCATTCTCGGAACGTCAGCTTGAACGCAACGAAAAACTACGTCCGGTTCGGATCACTGCGGGTGCCATTGGGCTGGGTGTTCCGAAACGCGACCTTCTTGTCTCGCGTCAGCACCGCATGTTGGTAAAATCCAAGATCTCGAAAAACAAGTTCGGGCAAGAAGATGCGCTGGTAGCTGCGATCAAACTAACGATCTTGCCCGGCATCTTTCTGGAACCAAACATTCAGGACACGACCTATTATCACCTCGGGTTTGAAGATCACGAGATCGTCTTTGCCGAAGGTGCGCCCGCTGAGAGCCTGTTGCACGGTGATGACGCGGACCTCATCACAAGTCCTGAGGCTCAGGCCGAGTTGGAATGGCTTTTACCCTATTCCAACGGCACGCCGACGACGCCAAAGGCTAAGACCAACATCCCGTCGCCTTCGCTGCAGAAAACCATCGTGCAAGCGCATCTGCGCAAAGGGCGCAATCTGCGCAAATAA
- a CDS encoding proteasome-type protease: MTYCVGLMLNKGLVFMSDTRTNAGVDNISTFRKMFAWDEPGERSITVMTAGNLATTQAVISLLEERSKAVEDRSPSILKCESMFQVATLVGDTLKEVISDHADEGQQADSGFNATILVGGQIKGGKHRLFMIYPEGNFIEASEDTPFFQIGETKYGRPILVRAYDPEMSFDEAIKLLLVSFDSTIKANLSVDLPLDVRVYAKDAFQCDHAFRIEANDPYYLEISEGWGGALREAFGRLPDFDLDAL, encoded by the coding sequence ATGACCTACTGCGTCGGGCTGATGCTGAACAAAGGCCTGGTCTTTATGTCTGACACGCGCACCAACGCGGGCGTCGACAATATCTCGACCTTTCGCAAGATGTTTGCTTGGGATGAACCGGGGGAGCGCTCGATCACGGTGATGACCGCGGGCAATCTGGCGACGACGCAGGCTGTGATCAGCCTCTTGGAGGAACGCAGCAAGGCGGTCGAGGATCGCAGCCCCTCGATTTTGAAATGCGAGAGCATGTTTCAGGTTGCGACCTTGGTGGGCGACACCCTGAAAGAAGTGATTTCGGATCACGCCGACGAAGGCCAACAGGCCGATAGCGGGTTCAATGCGACGATCCTTGTGGGCGGTCAGATCAAAGGCGGCAAGCACCGGCTGTTCATGATCTATCCCGAAGGCAATTTCATCGAGGCCAGCGAGGACACGCCGTTTTTCCAGATCGGAGAAACCAAATACGGGCGTCCAATCCTGGTGCGCGCCTATGATCCTGAGATGTCCTTTGATGAGGCGATCAAGCTTTTGCTGGTGTCCTTTGACTCAACCATCAAAGCCAACCTCAGCGTAGATTTGCCCTTGGATGTGCGCGTCTACGCAAAGGATGCCTTCCAATGTGACCACGCCTTCCGCATTGAAGCCAATGATCCCTACTACCTCGAGATCTCCGAAGGCTGGGGCGGGGCCTTGCGCGAGGCTTTCGGCCGGCTGCCGGACTTCGACCTCGACGCGCTTTAG
- a CDS encoding carboxymuconolactone decarboxylase family protein encodes MSVFDEDLFLKGLEQRKATLGAEYVQKSLDAADDLTRPFQEAMTAWCWGFGWGDDVIDAKTRSMMNLSMIGALGKMHEWELHCRGAINNGVTPEEIRAIIHVIAIYCGVPQALECFRAARNVLDNAKD; translated from the coding sequence ATGAGCGTATTTGACGAAGATCTCTTTCTAAAAGGCCTGGAACAACGCAAGGCCACGTTGGGTGCCGAGTATGTTCAGAAAAGTCTCGACGCAGCCGACGACCTTACTCGTCCGTTCCAAGAGGCCATGACGGCCTGGTGCTGGGGTTTCGGCTGGGGAGACGATGTGATCGACGCCAAAACCCGATCCATGATGAACCTGTCGATGATCGGCGCCCTGGGCAAGATGCACGAATGGGAGTTGCATTGCCGCGGCGCGATCAACAATGGCGTCACGCCCGAAGAGATCCGCGCAATCATCCATGTGATTGCGATCTATTGCGGTGTGCCACAGGCGTTGGAGTGCTTCCGGGCTGCGCGGAACGTTCTGGACAATGCGAAAGATTAA